In Geomonas ferrireducens, one DNA window encodes the following:
- the glgC gene encoding glucose-1-phosphate adenylyltransferase, with protein sequence MYAMSNVGNTIAMVLAGGKGERLSPLTIRRAKPSVMFGGKYKIIDFVLSNLFNSGIKKVYILTQYRAYSLNKHIRESWGKWTGLGEFFVAISPETSTENEEWFKGTADAILQYLRFVESSDADYVAIFGGDHIYKMDVSQMIDYHRRNRADLTVAALEVPVQEASRFGVFSVDEDYKITDFKEKPKKPESIPGRDTCFASMGNYIFSTKKLIEVLLEGKKRHEDLDFGKHVIPMMLENRDKVFAYNFNDNIIPGMKAEEKGYWKDVGTIESYYEANMDLIHVSPQLNLYNYKWPILTNQGNLPPAKTVFDEEGRRGVNIDSYVCAGCITSGATVTRTILGPRCKVNSYSTVEDSILFENVTVGRHVKIRRAIIDKNVVIPDGTEIGYDHEKDQAKGYRVTESGIVVVSLAS encoded by the coding sequence ATGTACGCCATGAGTAATGTCGGGAACACCATCGCCATGGTGCTTGCCGGAGGCAAGGGGGAAAGGCTGAGCCCCCTCACCATCAGAAGGGCCAAGCCGAGCGTCATGTTCGGCGGCAAATATAAGATCATCGACTTCGTGCTGAGCAACCTCTTCAACTCGGGGATCAAGAAGGTCTACATCCTGACCCAGTACCGCGCCTATTCGCTCAACAAGCACATTCGCGAATCGTGGGGTAAATGGACCGGCCTCGGGGAGTTTTTCGTGGCCATATCGCCCGAGACCAGCACGGAAAACGAGGAGTGGTTCAAGGGAACCGCCGACGCGATCCTGCAGTACCTGCGCTTCGTCGAATCCTCCGACGCCGACTACGTCGCCATCTTCGGCGGGGATCACATCTACAAGATGGACGTAAGCCAGATGATCGACTACCACCGCAGGAACCGGGCCGACCTCACCGTTGCGGCACTCGAGGTGCCGGTGCAGGAGGCAAGCCGGTTCGGCGTTTTCTCCGTGGACGAGGACTACAAGATCACCGACTTCAAGGAAAAGCCGAAAAAGCCCGAGAGCATTCCCGGCCGCGACACCTGCTTCGCTTCCATGGGGAACTACATCTTCTCCACCAAGAAGCTGATCGAGGTACTGCTGGAAGGGAAGAAGAGACACGAGGATCTCGATTTCGGCAAGCACGTCATCCCGATGATGCTGGAAAACCGTGACAAGGTCTTCGCCTACAACTTCAACGACAACATCATCCCGGGGATGAAGGCCGAGGAGAAGGGGTACTGGAAGGACGTAGGGACCATCGAGTCTTATTACGAGGCGAACATGGACCTGATCCACGTCTCGCCGCAGCTTAACCTGTACAACTACAAGTGGCCGATCCTGACCAACCAGGGGAACCTGCCCCCCGCAAAGACCGTCTTCGACGAGGAAGGAAGGCGCGGCGTCAACATCGACTCCTACGTCTGCGCCGGATGCATCACGAGCGGCGCCACGGTGACCCGCACCATCCTCGGGCCTCGCTGCAAGGTGAACAGCTACAGCACCGTGGAGGATTCCATCCTCTTCGAGAACGTGACGGTGGGGCGTCACGTGAAGATCAGGCGGGCCATCATCGACAAGAACGTCGTAATCCCGGACGGGACGGAGATAGGCTACGATCACGAGAAGGACCAGGCCAAAGGGTATCGGGTGACTGAATCGGGGATAGTCGTCGTCTCGCTGGCTTCCTAG
- a CDS encoding ChaN family lipoprotein: protein MPFAARLGRLAAVLSLLAMTACSTTSAGSHVLGNPENPYPLSAPPKVGDIIHLPTGILVTPQQMSAVVTDARIAYIGETHDNPAAHRLELDILKAMEERKPGKVALGMEMFTRSQQPVLDRWVAGELDEKSFIKQSRWFDTWRMDFGYYRDLLLFCRDKHIPVIALNAEKEIVQAVRSGDLSALTAEQKAQLPEMDLTDRYQRAQTESIFADHSHGKMAVEGFLRVQTLWDETMAETAARYLASPAGKERSLVIIAGGNHIGYGFGIPRRVFRRVPTSYVTIGGREVVVTRKEEPVTMNVDLPDFPAPPYDFLVHYAYEGLPQPEVQLGVMFEPTGKGSGLIVKMVLPDSNASRAGLQEGDVLLEMDGEPLKESFDLVWGIKQKHPGDKSKLKVERKGETLSLEVLYKEGKQHQHGKP from the coding sequence CGCTTGGGGCGGCTCGCCGCCGTCCTCTCCCTTCTTGCCATGACCGCCTGTTCCACAACCTCCGCCGGAAGCCACGTGCTCGGCAACCCCGAGAACCCATACCCGCTCTCCGCACCTCCCAAGGTCGGCGACATCATCCATCTTCCGACCGGGATACTGGTGACCCCGCAGCAGATGAGCGCTGTGGTGACCGACGCCCGGATCGCCTATATCGGGGAGACCCACGACAACCCGGCGGCGCACCGCCTGGAGCTGGACATCCTGAAGGCGATGGAAGAGCGCAAACCGGGGAAGGTCGCGCTCGGGATGGAGATGTTCACGCGCTCCCAGCAACCGGTGCTGGACCGCTGGGTGGCGGGTGAATTGGACGAAAAGTCCTTCATAAAGCAGTCGCGCTGGTTCGACACATGGAGGATGGACTTCGGCTACTACCGCGATCTGCTCCTTTTCTGCAGAGACAAGCACATCCCGGTGATCGCCCTGAACGCCGAGAAGGAAATCGTGCAGGCGGTGCGCAGCGGCGATCTTTCCGCACTCACCGCCGAGCAGAAGGCCCAGCTCCCGGAGATGGACCTCACCGACCGGTACCAGCGCGCCCAGACCGAAAGCATCTTCGCCGACCACAGCCACGGCAAGATGGCCGTCGAGGGGTTCCTGCGGGTCCAGACCCTGTGGGACGAGACCATGGCCGAGACGGCGGCGCGCTACCTTGCGAGCCCCGCCGGCAAGGAGCGCAGCCTCGTCATCATCGCGGGAGGAAACCACATAGGCTACGGTTTCGGCATACCACGCCGGGTGTTTCGCCGCGTCCCGACCTCCTACGTCACCATCGGCGGCCGTGAGGTGGTGGTTACCAGAAAAGAAGAGCCGGTGACCATGAACGTCGATCTGCCGGACTTTCCCGCGCCGCCGTACGACTTCCTGGTGCACTACGCCTACGAGGGGCTTCCCCAGCCCGAGGTCCAGCTAGGCGTCATGTTCGAGCCGACCGGCAAGGGCTCCGGCCTTATCGTGAAAATGGTACTCCCGGATTCCAACGCCTCGCGCGCCGGGCTCCAGGAGGGAGACGTGCTCCTGGAGATGGACGGGGAGCCGCTGAAGGAATCCTTCGACCTCGTGTGGGGCATCAAGCAGAAGCACCCGGGGGACAAATCCAAACTGAAGGTGGAACGCAAGGGGGAGACGCTCTCCCTGGAGGTGCTCTACAAGGAAGGCAAGCAGCATCAGCACGGCAAGCCGTGA